In Bartonella machadoae, a single genomic region encodes these proteins:
- a CDS encoding MFS transporter codes for MIKKKSIILAQICFFLVLALSSFTDETAQVTFALHLAKSTASISMLLLAGLIGAICAGPVAPRLLYLLSPTYTVPAVLLFQAIFIAIAAIVNQFWAYISISFALGCAGSLFWSAILVSVPEFVKNDHQLDFINRIIQTVRNLGYIGGPLLGGLLYSLSNGQKGLFVLSVIVLCATFITTFCVKILKIHSEKINTSEQTKKGLDVRGLLRKKNVLYALTPLIITIILTSALNVLSIVRIRTNLHLSAQTYGMIASMVSLGLVVGPLCFSSLFNRFGNAAGASLSATIIGFGVFCFSLTDFVWLMMVSFFILGAANGVQNALMASFMMKAIAKEHRNNQMPAYVFILQTSVCIGFIGAGFIRVHDTQNTLLAIGIATMVVGTLGFVLNSTVQKREVYDGS; via the coding sequence TTGATAAAGAAAAAATCCATTATTCTTGCCCAAATTTGCTTTTTTCTTGTTTTAGCTTTAAGCAGCTTTACCGATGAAACAGCGCAAGTTACATTTGCTCTCCACTTAGCAAAAAGCACAGCTTCTATTTCAATGCTCTTGCTCGCCGGACTTATCGGTGCAATTTGCGCTGGACCAGTTGCACCACGGCTCTTATATCTTCTCAGCCCCACCTATACAGTGCCTGCTGTTTTATTGTTTCAAGCAATATTTATAGCCATAGCTGCAATCGTAAACCAATTTTGGGCATACATTTCCATTTCTTTTGCACTAGGATGTGCTGGATCACTCTTTTGGTCTGCAATCCTCGTTTCTGTCCCTGAATTTGTCAAGAATGATCACCAGTTAGACTTCATCAATCGTATCATCCAAACAGTTCGCAACCTTGGTTATATTGGAGGCCCCCTCTTAGGGGGTCTGTTATACAGTTTATCAAACGGACAAAAAGGGTTGTTTGTGCTTTCAGTCATCGTTCTTTGTGCAACCTTTATCACCACATTCTGTGTTAAAATATTAAAAATACATTCAGAAAAGATCAACACATCCGAGCAAACCAAAAAAGGACTAGATGTAAGAGGATTATTGCGTAAAAAAAATGTTCTCTATGCTCTTACGCCACTCATTATCACCATCATACTCACCTCTGCTCTCAACGTTTTATCTATTGTCCGTATCCGTACCAATCTTCATTTAAGCGCGCAAACATATGGAATGATCGCAAGCATGGTAAGTCTAGGATTAGTGGTTGGTCCACTCTGCTTCTCTAGCCTTTTTAATCGCTTTGGCAATGCCGCTGGAGCATCTTTGTCCGCAACAATCATCGGCTTTGGAGTTTTCTGTTTTTCCTTAACAGATTTTGTTTGGTTGATGATGGTTTCATTTTTTATCCTTGGAGCAGCCAATGGCGTGCAAAATGCCCTCATGGCAAGCTTTATGATGAAAGCCATTGCGAAAGAACATAGAAACAATCAAATGCCAGCTTATGTCTTTATTCTACAAACATCTGTGTGTATTGGTTTTATCGGAGCAGGCTTTATTCGTGTGCATGATACCCAAAACACTCTCCTTGCAATCGGCATCGCCACAATGGTCGTAGGCACTTTAGGTTTTGTGTTAAATAGCACTGTACAAAAAAGGGAAGTTTATGATGGTTCGTAG
- a CDS encoding TIGR04086 family membrane protein: protein METRIPEDTPFDSHFLGETSLETDYPFFQTPISWSAIFAGLITALATSICLSFLVAALGFNQMDFTSSTPFAGSFLSFGIGSLIVMLISLALGSFVAGRFAESSGTLHGFLTWALLTLIMTLQAVHMVSSTAKIGAKAVGESTSALQQTGDNLKTNLVPFFSQANDDNFANFFREIKDNGVDFDKLRSELRTLLKKSDIPALNPDRLKQSYQAALKEISSAITAFKEDPSHYRTTLKDLHDHLSDRIEDITEDINQNDIVKALMNNGMTRADAQKTANNALDLYQTAEEKTEQALKDLEAQAHTLSQKLDKTMKEARHSADKVATTASYMGWWGFLGGLIGALLSSVCGYYGYRSHKDTFML from the coding sequence ATGGAAACCCGCATTCCTGAGGATACACCCTTCGATAGCCACTTTCTAGGAGAAACATCGCTAGAGACAGATTATCCCTTTTTTCAAACACCAATTTCATGGTCAGCAATCTTTGCTGGACTGATCACAGCCCTTGCCACTTCAATCTGCTTATCTTTTCTGGTTGCAGCGTTAGGGTTCAACCAAATGGACTTCACCTCTTCAACACCTTTTGCAGGAAGCTTTCTTTCCTTTGGGATTGGCTCTCTTATCGTTATGCTTATCAGCCTTGCTTTAGGAAGCTTTGTTGCTGGGCGCTTTGCTGAATCATCCGGCACACTTCATGGCTTTCTCACTTGGGCTCTGTTAACCCTTATCATGACCCTTCAAGCCGTCCACATGGTTTCAAGTACAGCAAAAATAGGCGCGAAAGCTGTTGGAGAAAGCACATCGGCACTCCAACAAACTGGAGACAACCTCAAAACAAATCTTGTCCCCTTCTTTTCACAAGCAAATGATGACAATTTTGCCAACTTTTTTCGTGAAATAAAGGACAATGGCGTTGATTTTGATAAATTGCGCAGTGAATTACGCACACTTCTCAAGAAAAGCGATATCCCTGCTCTCAATCCTGATCGTTTAAAGCAATCCTATCAAGCCGCTCTTAAAGAGATCAGTTCTGCGATAACGGCTTTTAAGGAAGATCCTTCTCACTACCGCACCACTCTGAAAGACCTCCATGATCATCTTTCTGATCGTATCGAAGATATCACAGAAGACATCAATCAAAATGATATCGTTAAAGCCCTGATGAACAATGGCATGACACGTGCGGATGCACAAAAAACCGCTAACAATGCGCTTGATCTTTATCAAACAGCAGAAGAAAAAACCGAACAGGCACTTAAAGACCTTGAAGCGCAGGCCCATACACTTTCTCAAAAGCTAGACAAAACGATGAAAGAAGCACGTCATAGTGCAGACAAAGTTGCAACGACAGCCTCTTACATGGGATGGTGGGGCTTTTTAGGAGGCTTGATTGGTGCCTTGCTTTCCAGTGTTTGTGGTTATTATGGCTATCGAAGCCATAAGGACACCTTCATGCTATAA
- a CDS encoding multidrug effflux MFS transporter: MSYKYTLPFIILIVCLSTGGLISTDIFLPALGEMHQYYHVTESQIQSAVAIFLFALALGQLIYGPLSDNFGRKKTLLFGLFLWLLTTLSVIYTVNIHAFLGLRFLQGLGACAGIVLSRAIINDLLDKKAAGKLYLIVFPFIGMSPALAPLVGGLLLQVFNWQATFIFLSLFIFLTILLCYFVLTETLPPQKRQRFSSVGFIKGCLGVLRNKQFIFYALIPCFSYAAYFAYTVESPFLLTTLGLPVIYIGYSYIGVSLPYIIGNLVARWFFKRESMERTVWRGYIIFVVGGLLFALQMYVSPWPLVTSFMAIAVLTFGNGFLLPLGTALAISSHPQAAGAASGMMGALQLGSAALSAAVIGKISGHNPQTMAALLAVCCLLGFMIYIFKAYDFMHSENN; the protein is encoded by the coding sequence ATGAGTTATAAATATACATTACCATTCATTATACTTATCGTATGCTTATCAACGGGAGGTCTGATTTCTACAGACATTTTTCTTCCGGCACTTGGAGAAATGCATCAATATTACCATGTTACTGAATCTCAGATTCAGAGTGCTGTAGCGATTTTTCTTTTTGCATTGGCTCTTGGACAGCTCATTTATGGTCCACTGAGTGATAATTTTGGGCGTAAAAAAACACTTCTGTTTGGCTTGTTTTTATGGTTATTGACCACGCTCAGTGTAATTTATACTGTTAATATTCATGCTTTCCTTGGATTGCGTTTTTTACAAGGACTTGGAGCTTGTGCAGGAATTGTTTTAAGCCGTGCTATTATCAATGATTTATTGGATAAAAAAGCGGCCGGAAAACTTTACTTGATTGTTTTTCCCTTTATTGGCATGTCACCAGCACTTGCTCCTTTAGTGGGAGGGCTCTTATTACAAGTTTTTAATTGGCAAGCTACCTTTATCTTTTTAAGCTTGTTTATATTTCTAACCATTTTGCTCTGTTATTTTGTGCTCACAGAAACCTTGCCACCTCAAAAACGTCAACGTTTTTCTTCAGTAGGATTTATAAAAGGATGTTTAGGCGTTCTTAGAAATAAACAATTTATTTTTTATGCGCTTATTCCGTGTTTTTCTTATGCGGCATATTTCGCTTATACTGTAGAATCGCCCTTTTTACTTACAACTTTAGGTTTGCCAGTAATATATATTGGTTATAGCTATATTGGTGTTTCTCTTCCATATATTATAGGAAATCTTGTAGCACGGTGGTTTTTTAAGCGAGAATCTATGGAAAGAACCGTATGGCGAGGGTATATTATTTTTGTTGTGGGTGGATTGTTATTTGCTCTACAAATGTATGTAAGCCCATGGCCGCTTGTGACGAGTTTTATGGCTATTGCTGTTCTCACTTTTGGGAATGGTTTTTTATTGCCTTTAGGGACAGCGTTGGCTATTTCTTCGCATCCACAAGCTGCTGGAGCAGCTTCCGGTATGATGGGAGCTTTACAATTGGGGAGCGCTGCGTTGAGTGCTGCGGTTATTGGAAAGATATCTGGGCACAATCCGCAGACAATGGCAGCTTTATTAGCAGTGTGTTGTCTGTTGGGTTTTATGATTTATATCTTCAAAGCGTATGATTTTATGCATTCAGAAAATAATTGA
- a CDS encoding alpha/beta fold hydrolase has protein sequence MNLRVVILSPVMPIWDDGVFCSSFTKLCLAKGFQITLCDTMSLFPRDSSFCNNSALEILSFITEKLERHFKEPSVLVGFSMAGTLVQILAARLSNVRAVLAVNAPGYPDTLLQRRIGHILNFLKNKDLSGALEALNAFMHSRGVIKKRALLEVPTDKKNIAIERMQKGFQLLLEMDARDEIIKYTGKFLALIGEKSQLATVDNQTRSHCVNHEYKIVANAGTRLWDDNPVMTNRILSEWMCEL, from the coding sequence ATGAACCTTCGTGTTGTCATTCTGTCTCCTGTGATGCCAATTTGGGATGACGGCGTTTTTTGTTCTTCATTTACAAAGCTATGTTTAGCAAAAGGATTCCAAATTACGCTATGCGATACAATGTCCCTTTTTCCGCGTGACTCTTCTTTTTGTAATAACTCCGCCCTAGAAATTTTGTCTTTTATTACAGAAAAACTGGAAAGACATTTTAAAGAGCCTTCCGTTCTCGTGGGTTTTTCTATGGCTGGAACATTAGTACAAATACTAGCTGCGCGGCTTTCAAATGTTCGAGCCGTCCTAGCTGTAAATGCGCCAGGCTATCCAGATACGCTTTTGCAACGGCGTATTGGACATATTCTTAATTTCTTGAAAAATAAAGATTTGTCAGGAGCGCTAGAAGCACTGAATGCTTTTATGCACTCTCGTGGAGTTATAAAAAAAAGAGCTTTATTGGAGGTTCCTACTGACAAAAAGAACATAGCTATTGAGCGTATGCAAAAGGGATTTCAACTCCTTTTAGAAATGGATGCAAGGGACGAGATTATCAAGTACACTGGAAAGTTTTTAGCTTTGATAGGTGAAAAATCGCAACTTGCAACTGTAGATAATCAAACACGAAGTCATTGTGTGAATCATGAATATAAGATTGTTGCTAATGCTGGTACGCGTTTATGGGATGATAATCCCGTTATGACGAATAGAATTCTTTCTGAATGGATGTGTGAATTATGA
- a CDS encoding isocitrate/isopropylmalate dehydrogenase family protein gives MKKKVLVFPGDGIGPEVCDAALMVLEQLNLPIELIYGAIGWECWKQEGDSIPQATWQKITESDAILLGAVTSKEKEVALKELAPHLQERQRTYISPVIQLRQKLGLFANIRPIRYIIGPRKPFHFCVIRENSEGLYAGLDFRSISPEKATWLKHPNLEKYSLEDAAWTVRLQTRFGLERIFEYAFSYAREHGFKRVTFADKPNIMRESSPFAQEIFEKVAQNYPEIEADIHNVDAVALWIVTKPEQFGVIVAENMFGDILSGLGAGVMGGLGLAPSANVGSKIAYFEPVHGSAPRIAGQNKANPSAMLYTTALLLDHLGFKEVAQQLSESVDQVIRVGKTVTYDLGGVATTRQMVEAVTNSLVNPIPICRAAIITVGDELLSGQYLNTNLQDLSQSLNKRNIQVTRHFVCADQLQQISETVIACLGQENLIIISGGLGPTSDDKTRDAIAQAVQKPLVHHEEVWQTIKGQLQRLGIAPDTNNARQALFPETAQVLDNPTGTAPGFTLSCSGSSLVVLPGPPTQALSLLEHYLEHGEKKYFTVPRAQYAWTLIGIDESTIAHWVDSHFANEPFERHFLWKSPYVLVQLIGNSSTPLAQHLIEEFEDHFRPYLVGAEITTACQQLARYAEVHWSASDPMLLKYFQQTEKNAKALPQLEVKVSLSPSLEGLENQKESLGHATMTVRIEGFGDDHIMFPYTRPLLGVVLQEYAAWLVLKRYLQVET, from the coding sequence ATGAAAAAGAAAGTTCTTGTATTTCCTGGTGATGGGATAGGACCAGAAGTCTGTGATGCTGCGCTAATGGTCTTAGAGCAATTGAATTTGCCGATTGAATTAATCTATGGCGCTATTGGTTGGGAATGTTGGAAACAGGAAGGGGATTCTATTCCTCAAGCGACTTGGCAAAAAATAACGGAGAGTGATGCCATTTTACTTGGTGCTGTGACCAGTAAAGAGAAAGAGGTTGCTTTAAAGGAACTTGCGCCACATTTACAAGAAAGGCAACGGACCTATATTTCACCTGTCATTCAACTTCGCCAAAAGTTAGGCTTATTTGCCAATATACGTCCTATAAGATACATTATTGGTCCAAGAAAGCCTTTTCATTTTTGTGTTATCAGAGAGAATAGCGAGGGTCTCTATGCGGGGCTTGATTTTCGTAGTATATCTCCTGAAAAAGCAACATGGTTAAAACATCCCAATTTAGAAAAATATAGCCTTGAAGATGCCGCATGGACAGTACGGTTGCAGACACGCTTTGGTTTAGAGCGGATCTTTGAATATGCTTTTTCTTATGCACGAGAACATGGTTTCAAACGGGTTACTTTTGCTGATAAGCCAAATATCATGCGAGAAAGTAGCCCATTTGCTCAAGAAATTTTTGAGAAAGTTGCTCAAAATTATCCGGAGATTGAAGCAGATATTCACAATGTTGATGCGGTTGCTTTATGGATTGTAACAAAACCAGAACAGTTTGGTGTGATTGTTGCTGAAAATATGTTTGGTGATATTCTCTCTGGTCTTGGTGCTGGAGTGATGGGTGGATTGGGACTGGCGCCTAGTGCAAATGTGGGAAGCAAAATTGCTTATTTTGAACCCGTTCATGGCAGTGCACCGCGCATTGCTGGACAAAATAAAGCAAATCCTTCTGCTATGCTCTATACCACAGCTTTACTCTTGGATCATTTAGGTTTTAAAGAGGTGGCGCAACAATTGTCGGAGAGTGTTGATCAGGTTATTCGTGTTGGAAAAACGGTGACCTATGACTTAGGGGGGGTAGCCACGACACGTCAAATGGTTGAAGCTGTTACGAACTCTCTTGTAAATCCTATCCCTATTTGTCGAGCGGCGATTATTACGGTCGGTGATGAACTTCTTTCAGGACAGTATTTGAATACAAATTTGCAGGATTTGAGTCAAAGCCTGAACAAGAGAAACATCCAAGTTACCCGCCATTTTGTTTGTGCTGATCAATTACAGCAAATCAGTGAGACAGTGATTGCTTGTCTTGGACAAGAAAATCTCATCATTATCAGTGGAGGATTAGGACCAACGTCTGATGATAAAACCCGTGATGCGATTGCACAAGCTGTGCAAAAGCCCTTAGTCCATCATGAAGAGGTATGGCAAACAATCAAAGGTCAATTGCAACGGTTAGGGATTGCGCCGGATACCAATAATGCCCGTCAAGCGTTGTTTCCTGAGACGGCACAAGTTCTTGATAACCCTACGGGGACAGCACCTGGTTTCACCCTCTCTTGTAGTGGGAGTTCTCTTGTGGTCTTGCCTGGTCCGCCCACCCAGGCTCTGTCATTGTTAGAACATTATTTAGAACACGGTGAGAAAAAATATTTTACTGTACCGCGTGCTCAATATGCGTGGACTTTGATTGGAATTGATGAAAGTACTATTGCGCATTGGGTTGATAGCCATTTTGCCAATGAACCGTTTGAGCGGCATTTTTTATGGAAAAGTCCTTATGTCCTTGTACAACTGATTGGTAATTCATCAACACCCTTAGCACAGCATTTAATCGAAGAGTTTGAAGATCATTTTCGTCCATATTTGGTTGGTGCAGAAATTACTACTGCTTGTCAGCAATTAGCGAGGTATGCAGAAGTACATTGGTCAGCAAGTGATCCCATGCTTTTAAAATATTTTCAACAAACGGAAAAAAATGCGAAAGCTCTTCCACAGCTCGAGGTTAAGGTTAGCTTATCGCCTTCTTTAGAAGGTTTAGAAAACCAAAAAGAAAGCCTTGGGCATGCAACAATGACTGTACGAATTGAAGGGTTTGGTGATGATCATATTATGTTTCCCTATACGCGACCGCTGTTAGGTGTCGTCTTACAGGAATATGCTGCTTGGTTAGTTTTAAAAAGGTATTTGCAAGTAGAAACTTAA